In Danaus plexippus chromosome 6, MEX_DaPlex, whole genome shotgun sequence, a single window of DNA contains:
- the LOC116779158 gene encoding mRNA turnover protein 4 homolog — protein MPKSKRDKKVSLTKTNKKGLLLKQKTIDEIRNSLSKYEHIFLFTVDNMRNTKLKDLRNEWKDSRFFFGKNKVMAVALGRQKTDEVEDQLNQISKRLKGQCGLLMTNRDVPDVLEWFKNLEATEFARSGFIATKDVILPQGPLPDFSHTIEPHLRRLGLPTSLERGVINLIKEYQVCKKGSALTPEQASILKLLGIQMAQFKIVIKCHWTKGKGFHKDIEVPSDEEGSDNESNKDQEDEPMDDEET, from the exons tttcccttactaaaacaaataaaaaaggccTTCTGCTTAAGCAAAAAACGATTGATGAAATCAGAAATTCCCTATCAAAATATGAAcacattttcttatttacgGTTGATAACATgagaaatacaaaattaaaagactTGCGCAATGAATGGAAGGACTCCAGATTCTTCTTTGGTAAAAATAAAGTGATGGCTGTGGCTCTTGGTAGACAGAAAACGGATGAAGTGGAAGATCAGCTCAACcag ATTTCTAAGAGGCTGAAAGGTCAGTGTGGGTTGCTTATGACAAATAGAGATGTTCCTGATGTGTTAGAATGGTTTAAGAATTTAGAAGCAACAGAATTTGCAAGATCAGGTTTTATTGCAACAAAAGATGTCATATTACCACAGGGTCCGCTCCCAGACTTCTCCCACACTATAGAACCACATCTGAGACGTCTGGGTCTTCCTACATCACTAGAAAGAGGTGTTATTAACCTTATAAAGGAGTATCag GTGTGTAAAAAAGGTTCAGCTCTCACACCAGAGCAAGCAAGTATATTAAAACTGCTTGGAATACAAATGgcacaatttaaaatagttataaaatgcCATTGGACAAAAGGAAAAGGTTTCCACAAGGATATTGAAGTGCCAAGTGATGAAGAAGGTAGTGATAATGAAAGTAACAAGGACCAAGAAGACGAGCCTATGGATGATGAAgagacataa